From the genome of Pseudomonas sp. Teo4, one region includes:
- a CDS encoding Mpo1-like protein, translated as MSKRLPNLPAWQWRGYHHNHRHPTNLVLHLIAVPLFILGALLVLSGIFALDLGQIAVGVIALIAGLGMQRQGHRLEAEQPEPFANRKDAVQRLLTEQFVTFPRFVLSGAWWRAWRERHKHQR; from the coding sequence ATGAGCAAACGTCTGCCCAACCTGCCCGCCTGGCAATGGCGCGGCTACCACCACAACCACCGCCACCCGACCAATCTGGTGTTGCACCTGATTGCTGTGCCGCTGTTCATTCTGGGCGCGCTGCTGGTGCTGTCAGGCATTTTCGCGCTGGACCTTGGCCAGATCGCGGTGGGTGTCATCGCCCTCATCGCAGGCCTGGGCATGCAGCGTCAGGGCCATCGTCTGGAAGCCGAGCAACCGGAACCCTTTGCCAACCGCAAGGACGCCGTGCAACGGCTGCTGACCGAACAGTTCGTCACCTTTCCGCGTTTTGTCCTGAGCGGTGCCTGGTGGCGCGCGTGGCGCGAGCGACACAAGCATCAGCGTTGA
- the greB gene encoding transcription elongation factor GreB has protein sequence MPTNIITRHGFESLKGELDHLWRVYRPEITQKVTWAASLGDRSENADYQYNKKLLREIDRRVRYLRKRLEDVKVVDYAPEQEGRVFFGAWVEVEDVEGETKAFRIVGYDEIYDRKDYISIDSPMARALLKKSEGDEVVVATPGGDAIWYITKISYGNP, from the coding sequence TTGCCTACAAACATCATCACTCGCCATGGCTTCGAGTCCCTTAAAGGCGAACTCGACCATCTTTGGCGCGTGTATCGGCCGGAAATCACCCAGAAGGTAACTTGGGCAGCTTCGCTGGGTGACAGAAGCGAGAACGCCGATTACCAGTACAACAAAAAGCTCCTTCGTGAAATCGACCGCCGGGTACGCTACCTGCGCAAGCGCCTGGAAGATGTGAAGGTGGTCGACTATGCGCCAGAGCAGGAAGGGCGGGTGTTCTTCGGTGCGTGGGTCGAGGTGGAGGATGTCGAGGGCGAGACCAAGGCGTTTCGCATCGTCGGCTACGATGAAATCTACGACCGCAAGGATTACATCTCCATCGATTCGCCGATGGCCAGGGCGCTGCTGAAAAAGTCCGAAGGCGATGAAGTGGTCGTCGCGACGCCTGGTGGCGACGCTATCTGGTATATCACCAAGATTTCCTACGGCAACCCTTGA
- a CDS encoding acyl-CoA dehydrogenase family protein, with protein sequence MTALEHHLPPHSNGTDYASLAARFRPIFARIAESSVERERNRTLPFEPIRWLKEAGFGAVRVPVEHGGAGASLAQLFKLLIELAEADSNVPQALRGHFAFVEDRLNAHAEAPQDVWFKRFVDGDLVGCAWTEIGAVKIGDVITRVSRQGEQWVVNGTKYYSTGSLFSDWIDLFARRDDTGADVIAAIRTQQPGITQSDDWDGFGQRTTGSGTSVFTNAVVEEENLIDFSSRFKYQTAFYQLVLLAVITGSGRAALRDFSVETGKRTRVFSHGNGGAVSQDPQVLQVIGKASGQVYAAEAATLRAADAAQQAYLAHFANDPAAEREANIAAELESAQAQVAAIDLVLRATSDLFNALGASTTSTSRQLDRHWRNARTAASHNPVIYKERIIGDWHVNGAEPPYVWQIGGGAKQS encoded by the coding sequence ATGACTGCCCTCGAACACCACCTGCCACCCCACTCCAACGGCACCGACTATGCCAGCCTCGCCGCCCGTTTCCGACCGATCTTCGCCCGCATCGCTGAATCCAGCGTAGAGCGCGAGCGCAACCGCACCCTGCCCTTTGAACCCATCCGCTGGCTGAAGGAAGCCGGCTTCGGTGCCGTACGCGTGCCGGTCGAGCATGGCGGCGCCGGGGCGTCGCTGGCGCAGCTGTTTAAACTGCTGATCGAACTGGCCGAAGCCGACTCCAACGTACCCCAGGCCTTGCGCGGCCACTTCGCCTTCGTCGAGGACCGCCTGAATGCTCATGCCGAAGCGCCTCAGGATGTCTGGTTCAAGCGCTTCGTCGACGGCGACCTGGTCGGCTGCGCCTGGACCGAAATCGGTGCGGTGAAGATTGGCGATGTCATCACCCGCGTTTCGCGCCAAGGCGAGCAGTGGGTGGTCAACGGCACCAAGTACTACAGCACCGGCAGCCTGTTCTCCGACTGGATCGACCTGTTCGCCCGCCGCGATGACACCGGCGCCGATGTAATCGCCGCCATCCGCACTCAACAACCAGGCATCACCCAGAGCGACGACTGGGACGGCTTCGGCCAACGCACCACCGGCAGCGGCACCTCAGTCTTCACCAACGCCGTGGTGGAGGAAGAAAACCTCATCGACTTCAGCAGCCGCTTCAAGTACCAGACCGCGTTCTATCAACTGGTCCTGCTCGCGGTCATTACCGGCTCCGGACGCGCCGCCTTGCGCGACTTCAGCGTTGAAACGGGCAAGCGCACGCGGGTATTCAGCCACGGCAATGGCGGCGCGGTGAGCCAGGACCCGCAGGTGCTGCAGGTGATCGGCAAGGCCTCGGGCCAGGTCTATGCCGCCGAGGCCGCTACCCTGCGCGCCGCCGACGCCGCCCAGCAGGCCTATCTGGCGCATTTTGCCAACGACCCCGCGGCAGAACGCGAGGCCAACATCGCCGCTGAACTGGAATCGGCCCAGGCCCAGGTGGCGGCCATCGACCTGGTGCTACGCGCCACCAGCGACCTGTTCAATGCCCTGGGCGCCTCCACCACCAGCACCAGCCGCCAGCTTGACCGCCACTGGCGCAATGCGCGCACGGCCGCTTCGCACAACCCGGTGATCTACAAGGAACGCATCATCGGTGACTGGCATGTCAACGGCGCTGAACCGCCCTATGTCTGGCAGATCGGCGGCGGCGCCAAGCAGTCGTAA
- a CDS encoding methyl-accepting chemotaxis protein, translated as MGAWISNVSLKYKFWAVNAVAFVTTLLLVLYAVHLEQRARAEAAQAQAAAQAELLAAWPAGQALPLQANVITWQPGQTPTYAGETVDGLGDAQGWVALPAAWILGDNPLRGAQVLRHGDQQVAVLAPSPSLRQVFFDRFSNYAVCVLILMLAMLCASQLLIRFLLSQLNTLKDVMLHVEKTGDLSARVPLACGDEVGQMAGAFNAMQTTYHRVVSTVARTAAQLDSGAARLAASMNEVRHGMLGQQSETDQAATAINEMSATVHHIAQHAGATRDLSQTADSLAGSGKEVVSRVQDSISGLSSGVQQTAEMIRQLAEDSQKINGVVNVIHSIAEQTNLLALNAAIEAARAGDLGRGFAVVADEVRNLAKRVQTSTDEITTMVAALQSGTRDAVEFMQESSYKADDCVKQAQEAGEALAEITGAVAQMRESNTQIAVAAEQQSQVAEEMNRAVVSIRDVTEETVQQTVGSATTSNELATLAGELNKAIGQLKL; from the coding sequence ATGGGTGCCTGGATTAGCAATGTTTCGCTGAAGTACAAGTTCTGGGCCGTCAACGCGGTGGCCTTCGTCACGACCTTGCTGCTGGTGCTGTATGCCGTGCACCTGGAGCAACGGGCCCGGGCCGAAGCGGCCCAGGCCCAGGCCGCCGCCCAGGCAGAGCTGCTGGCCGCCTGGCCGGCCGGGCAGGCCCTCCCCCTGCAAGCCAATGTGATTACCTGGCAACCCGGCCAGACGCCGACTTACGCTGGCGAAACCGTGGACGGCCTGGGCGATGCCCAGGGCTGGGTCGCGTTACCCGCCGCCTGGATCCTTGGCGACAACCCGCTGCGCGGTGCCCAGGTACTGCGCCACGGCGACCAGCAGGTCGCGGTGTTGGCCCCATCGCCTAGCTTGCGCCAAGTGTTCTTCGACCGATTCAGCAACTATGCGGTGTGCGTACTGATCCTGATGCTGGCCATGCTCTGCGCCTCGCAACTGCTGATCCGCTTCCTGCTGAGCCAGCTCAACACCCTCAAGGACGTGATGCTGCACGTGGAAAAAACCGGCGACCTGTCGGCGCGGGTACCGCTGGCGTGTGGCGATGAAGTGGGCCAGATGGCCGGTGCCTTCAACGCCATGCAGACCACCTACCACCGCGTGGTCAGCACCGTGGCGCGCACCGCTGCGCAACTGGACTCCGGTGCCGCTCGCCTGGCGGCGAGCATGAACGAGGTGCGCCACGGCATGCTCGGCCAACAGAGCGAGACCGACCAGGCCGCCACCGCCATCAACGAAATGTCGGCGACCGTGCATCACATTGCCCAGCACGCCGGGGCCACCCGCGACCTATCGCAGACCGCCGACTCGCTGGCCGGCAGTGGCAAGGAGGTGGTGAGCCGGGTCCAGGATTCGATCTCCGGGCTGTCCAGCGGCGTGCAGCAGACCGCCGAAATGATCCGCCAGCTGGCCGAGGACAGCCAGAAGATCAACGGTGTGGTCAACGTGATTCACAGCATCGCCGAGCAGACCAACCTGCTGGCGCTCAACGCCGCCATCGAAGCCGCCCGCGCGGGCGACCTGGGCCGTGGCTTTGCCGTGGTTGCCGACGAAGTGCGCAACCTGGCCAAGCGCGTGCAGACCTCCACCGACGAAATCACCACCATGGTGGCCGCGTTACAGTCCGGCACCCGCGATGCGGTCGAGTTCATGCAAGAGAGCTCGTACAAGGCGGACGATTGCGTCAAGCAGGCCCAGGAAGCTGGCGAAGCCCTGGCCGAGATCACCGGTGCCGTGGCGCAGATGCGAGAGAGCAATACCCAGATTGCCGTGGCCGCCGAACAGCAAAGCCAGGTGGCCGAAGAGATGAACCGGGCAGTGGTGAGCATTCGCGACGTCACCGAAGAGACCGTGCAGCAGACTGTCGGCTCGGCCACCACCAGCAACGAACTGGCCACCCTGGCCGGGGAATTGAACAAGGCCATTGGCCAGCTCAAGCTATAG
- a CDS encoding transglycosylase SLT domain-containing protein — MLRYLLTFLLTLGLITAGQAQTRLPGPQQSVPTGHARDLEQVRASKVLRVLVNQSRNSSGEIKGEPVGLEYYRLRALEHYLNARAGDGQQVQLKLIPRAKEQLLGALQRGEGDLAAPGELLDPSVVGGVGSSAPVLDQVPLLLVGRKGERSFSRVEQLSGRTVALTSASAAGPVIEQINQQLALRKRPPIKVEWVDSTLAIEDVLEMVQAGIYHLTMVERPIAQRWARVMPRLRLDTRVQLGQPQAIRWYVRRDAPQLLASVDRFLQGYRAPDNQDAAFERIYRRQYRVHDPLATKDRQRLASLRPVLQKHGEAQQIDWLNLAALAFKESTLNPSARGSGGAHGLMQITPSAAQRVGVSNTATVDGNVQASARYLALIRRKFFASAQINERERMAFVLAAYNLGPERVQAMRAEARRRGLNGNQWFFQTERIAMEQVGMGPVNFVNSVNKYFLAFNRQRAVLERVAKR; from the coding sequence ATGCTGCGATACCTGCTGACTTTCCTGCTGACGCTTGGGCTGATCACCGCCGGCCAGGCCCAGACGCGCCTGCCTGGCCCCCAGCAGAGCGTGCCGACCGGCCATGCCCGTGACCTTGAGCAAGTTCGCGCCAGCAAGGTGCTGCGGGTGCTGGTCAACCAGAGCCGCAACAGCTCGGGTGAGATCAAGGGTGAGCCGGTGGGCCTGGAGTACTATCGCTTGCGTGCGCTCGAGCATTACCTCAACGCCCGCGCTGGCGATGGGCAGCAGGTTCAGCTCAAGCTGATTCCCAGGGCCAAGGAACAACTGTTGGGTGCGCTACAGCGTGGCGAGGGTGACTTGGCTGCGCCCGGCGAATTGCTCGACCCCTCCGTGGTAGGCGGTGTCGGCAGCAGTGCACCGGTGCTGGACCAGGTGCCGCTATTGCTGGTGGGGCGCAAGGGCGAGCGCAGTTTCAGTCGTGTCGAGCAGTTGTCCGGGCGTACCGTGGCACTGACCAGCGCCAGCGCCGCCGGCCCGGTGATCGAGCAGATCAACCAGCAGTTGGCGTTGCGCAAGCGCCCGCCCATCAAGGTGGAGTGGGTCGATTCGACCCTGGCGATCGAAGATGTGCTGGAGATGGTCCAGGCCGGCATCTATCACCTGACCATGGTGGAACGGCCCATTGCCCAGCGCTGGGCCAGGGTAATGCCGCGCCTTCGCCTCGACACTCGTGTGCAACTGGGGCAACCACAGGCCATACGTTGGTATGTACGACGCGATGCGCCGCAGTTGCTGGCGAGCGTCGACCGCTTCCTGCAAGGCTACCGTGCACCGGATAACCAGGACGCGGCGTTCGAGCGGATCTACCGCCGCCAGTACCGTGTGCACGACCCGCTGGCGACAAAGGACCGCCAGCGCCTTGCCTCGCTGCGCCCGGTATTGCAGAAGCATGGCGAGGCCCAGCAGATCGACTGGCTGAACCTGGCAGCCCTGGCGTTCAAGGAGTCCACCCTGAACCCGAGTGCCCGCGGCAGTGGAGGGGCCCATGGGCTGATGCAGATCACACCCTCGGCAGCCCAGCGGGTGGGGGTCAGCAATACCGCCACGGTCGATGGCAACGTCCAGGCCAGTGCCCGCTACCTGGCGCTGATTCGCCGCAAGTTCTTTGCCAGTGCCCAGATCAACGAGCGCGAACGCATGGCCTTCGTGCTGGCGGCCTACAACCTTGGCCCGGAGCGTGTTCAGGCCATGCGCGCCGAGGCACGGCGCCGGGGGCTCAACGGTAACCAGTGGTTCTTTCAGACCGAACGCATCGCCATGGAGCAGGTGGGTATGGGGCCGGTCAATTTCGTCAACAGCGTCAACAAGTACTTCCTGGCGTTCAACCGCCAACGTGCGGTGCTGGAGCGGGTGGCAAAGCGCTGA
- a CDS encoding patatin-like phospholipase family protein, whose amino-acid sequence MSKRVAVVLGSGGARGYAHIGVIEEIERRGYDIACIAGCSMGAVIGGIYAAGKLNEYRNWIESLDYLDVLRLVDVSFRLGAIRGDKVFGQIRKIVGEINIEQLRIPYTAVAADLTNQQEIWFQEGCLHQAMRASAAIPSLFTPVMQGNRMLVDGGILNPLPIVPVVSSHCDLIIAVNLNATNQKQYQLPVIERPAAFKMRFDSLLSSLGSRLPFRRKPAEELIRIEQEIVSEGLAPPNPWLADAADPEAQQPAAAPEREGAPKSATGSFIIDNVGPASLLDLINQSFEVMQTSLAQYKIAGYPPDVLINVPKRVCRFFEFYKAPELIALGREIARDTLDNYEGEKR is encoded by the coding sequence ATGAGCAAACGTGTGGCAGTGGTGTTGGGATCGGGTGGTGCTCGGGGGTACGCCCACATTGGCGTGATCGAGGAAATCGAACGGCGCGGCTATGACATCGCCTGTATCGCGGGCTGCTCCATGGGCGCGGTGATTGGCGGCATCTACGCCGCCGGCAAGCTCAACGAGTACCGAAACTGGATTGAAAGCCTCGATTACCTGGATGTGCTGCGGCTGGTGGACGTCAGCTTCCGCCTCGGCGCCATTCGTGGCGACAAGGTGTTTGGCCAGATCCGCAAGATCGTCGGCGAGATCAACATCGAACAGTTGCGCATCCCCTACACGGCTGTGGCAGCCGACCTCACCAACCAGCAGGAGATATGGTTCCAGGAAGGCTGCCTGCACCAGGCCATGCGCGCTTCGGCGGCCATTCCCAGCCTGTTCACACCGGTGATGCAAGGCAACCGCATGCTGGTCGACGGCGGCATTCTCAACCCGCTGCCGATCGTGCCGGTGGTGTCCAGCCACTGCGACCTGATCATCGCGGTCAACCTCAACGCCACCAACCAGAAGCAGTACCAGTTGCCGGTCATCGAGCGCCCTGCGGCGTTCAAGATGCGCTTCGACTCGCTGCTCAGCTCGCTCGGGTCACGCCTGCCGTTCCGACGCAAACCTGCCGAAGAGCTGATTCGCATTGAGCAGGAGATCGTCTCCGAGGGGCTGGCGCCACCCAACCCATGGCTTGCCGACGCAGCCGACCCCGAGGCCCAGCAACCTGCGGCGGCGCCGGAGCGCGAGGGAGCACCCAAGTCGGCCACAGGCTCTTTCATCATCGACAACGTCGGGCCTGCCTCGCTGCTCGACCTGATCAACCAGAGCTTCGAGGTGATGCAGACCTCGTTGGCGCAGTACAAGATCGCGGGCTACCCACCCGACGTACTCATCAACGTACCCAAGCGGGTGTGCCGGTTCTTCGAGTTTTACAAGGCGCCTGAGCTGATTGCGCTGGGGCGGGAAATTGCGCGGGATACGCTGGATAACTACGAAGGGGAGAAACGCTAG
- a CDS encoding CHAD domain-containing protein → MSTSMLDHVVAQILTLQVRLLACRERLAADTDSEALHDLRISLRRLRSLLRPLRGLPGAEQLEDAAKSLGTLTTPLRDREVLAAELIRRGLVEPGQRRLEGRGRTFASVAASPQLSRVLAILDAFPLFLRAADREGLAKSLDRRIDKRLIKQWRELRDALEDPAHDRHRLRLLIKRTRYGDEAYPQLEHAGKKLQRLLKRAQGDLGGWHDRLQWLLQARDHADLAPCKEAWERELHEAERQSDVTLDALQAALKRR, encoded by the coding sequence ATGTCCACCAGCATGCTCGATCATGTCGTTGCCCAGATACTGACCTTGCAGGTGCGACTGTTGGCGTGTCGCGAGCGCCTGGCTGCCGATACCGACAGCGAGGCGCTGCACGACCTGCGCATCAGCCTGCGGCGCTTGCGCAGCCTGCTACGGCCTTTGCGCGGGTTACCAGGCGCGGAGCAGTTGGAGGATGCCGCAAAATCCCTGGGCACCCTGACCACGCCTTTGCGGGACCGCGAGGTGCTGGCGGCGGAGCTGATTCGGCGTGGCCTCGTCGAACCGGGGCAGCGGCGCCTGGAAGGGCGGGGCAGAACCTTTGCAAGTGTGGCGGCCAGCCCGCAGCTGAGCCGTGTGCTGGCCATTCTCGATGCATTTCCCTTGTTCCTGCGCGCTGCTGATCGCGAAGGGTTGGCCAAGTCGCTGGACAGGCGCATCGACAAGCGCCTGATCAAGCAGTGGCGTGAATTACGCGATGCGCTGGAAGACCCTGCCCATGATCGGCATCGTCTGCGCTTGTTGATCAAGCGGACTCGTTACGGCGATGAAGCCTATCCACAACTCGAGCATGCGGGAAAAAAGCTCCAGCGTTTGCTGAAACGGGCGCAGGGCGACCTGGGTGGCTGGCACGACCGGCTGCAGTGGTTGCTGCAGGCGCGCGACCATGCAGACCTTGCCCCGTGCAAGGAGGCCTGGGAGCGGGAGCTGCACGAGGCCGAGCGCCAGTCCGATGTCACCCTCGATGCCCTGCAGGCGGCGTTGAAGCGCAGATAG
- a CDS encoding TatD family hydrolase, translated as MQLIDIGVNLTNSSFHDQQAAIVERAIEAGVLQMVLTGTSLEVSEQALELCQQLDADGRHLFTTAGVHPHDAKSWDAGSERQLRQLLSEARVRAVGECGLDFNRDFSPRPLQEKALEAQLALAAELRLPVFLHERDASERLLAVLKDYRDHLPAAVVHCFTGEREALFSYLDLDLHIGITGWICDERRGTHLHPLVGNIPEGRLMLESDAPYLLPRSLRPKPKNGRNEPAFLPEVLREVALHRGESIEHTAAHTTAAAQAFFRLS; from the coding sequence ATGCAACTGATCGATATCGGCGTCAACCTGACCAACAGTAGCTTCCATGATCAACAGGCAGCCATCGTCGAGCGCGCCATCGAAGCCGGTGTGCTGCAGATGGTTCTGACAGGCACCAGCCTTGAAGTCAGCGAGCAGGCCCTGGAGCTGTGCCAGCAACTCGATGCGGACGGCAGGCACCTGTTCACCACCGCAGGCGTGCACCCGCACGATGCAAAGTCCTGGGATGCCGGCAGCGAGCGCCAGTTGCGTCAGCTATTGAGTGAAGCGCGGGTACGCGCGGTTGGCGAATGCGGGCTGGACTTCAACCGCGACTTCTCCCCTCGCCCACTGCAGGAAAAAGCCCTGGAAGCCCAGCTGGCGCTGGCCGCCGAATTGCGTCTACCCGTGTTCCTGCATGAGCGCGATGCCAGCGAACGCTTGCTGGCGGTGCTCAAGGACTACCGCGACCACCTGCCCGCCGCCGTGGTGCACTGTTTCACCGGCGAACGCGAGGCGTTGTTCAGCTACCTGGACCTGGACCTGCATATCGGCATCACCGGCTGGATCTGCGACGAGCGCCGCGGCACCCACCTGCACCCGCTGGTCGGCAACATTCCCGAAGGCCGCCTGATGCTGGAGAGCGATGCCCCTTACCTGCTGCCGCGCAGCCTGCGGCCCAAGCCCAAGAACGGGCGCAACGAACCGGCGTTCCTGCCCGAGGTGCTGCGCGAAGTGGCGCTGCATCGCGGCGAATCCATCGAGCACACCGCCGCCCACACAACGGCAGCCGCGCAGGCCTTCTTCAGGCTCAGTTGA
- a CDS encoding LLM class flavin-dependent oxidoreductase: MPREIRLNAFEMNCVGHQSPGLWRHPKDRAWQYKDLEYWTDLAKLLERGKFDGIFIADVIGIYDVFGGNGDAAIRQATQVPVNDPLALITPMALVTEHLGFGLTASLTFEHPYPFARRLSTLDHLTKGRIGWNIVTSYLDSGARNLGQKALSDHDARYDFADEYLEVLYKLFEGSWEEGAVVRDRATGLFSDPRKVHEIRHHGKHFQVPGIHLCEPSPQRTPVLYQAGASSRGKDFAAGHAECVFVAAPSKAILKKTVADIRRRAAEAGRDPRKVLIFNLQTVIVDETDAKAQAKWQELKSYTSYEGALALISGWTGIDFSQYQPDQVLKHIHTNAIQSAVETFSTADPNKQWTVQELADWVGIGGFGPLIVGSAQTVADELQAWVEETDVDGFNLAYALAHETFHDVVELLVPELQQRGAYKTEYRPGTLREKLFGEGPRLPASHPAAGYRDLSRLAEQPRIVEPA; encoded by the coding sequence ATGCCACGTGAAATTCGTTTGAACGCCTTCGAGATGAACTGTGTCGGGCACCAGTCCCCTGGACTGTGGCGCCACCCCAAGGACCGCGCCTGGCAGTACAAGGACCTGGAGTACTGGACCGACCTGGCCAAGCTGCTGGAACGTGGCAAGTTCGATGGCATCTTCATTGCCGATGTGATCGGCATCTACGATGTGTTCGGCGGCAATGGCGATGCCGCCATCCGCCAGGCCACTCAGGTTCCAGTCAACGACCCGCTGGCGCTGATCACCCCGATGGCGCTGGTCACCGAGCACCTGGGGTTCGGCCTTACGGCCTCGCTGACCTTCGAGCATCCCTACCCATTCGCCCGCCGCCTGTCGACCCTGGACCACCTGACCAAGGGCCGGATCGGCTGGAACATCGTCACCTCGTACCTCGACAGCGGTGCCCGCAACCTCGGGCAGAAGGCGTTGAGTGACCATGACGCGCGCTACGACTTCGCCGACGAGTACCTTGAAGTGCTGTACAAGCTGTTCGAAGGCAGCTGGGAGGAGGGTGCAGTAGTGCGTGACCGCGCCACCGGCCTGTTCAGCGACCCACGCAAAGTCCACGAGATCCGCCACCACGGCAAGCACTTCCAGGTGCCGGGCATCCACCTCTGCGAGCCGTCGCCGCAGCGTACTCCGGTGCTCTACCAGGCCGGTGCTTCTAGCCGTGGCAAGGACTTCGCCGCTGGGCACGCCGAATGCGTATTCGTCGCCGCACCGTCCAAGGCCATTCTGAAAAAGACCGTGGCCGACATCCGTCGTCGCGCCGCCGAGGCCGGACGCGACCCGCGCAAGGTGCTGATCTTCAACCTGCAGACAGTGATCGTCGACGAAACCGACGCCAAGGCCCAGGCCAAGTGGCAGGAGCTCAAGTCCTACACCAGCTACGAAGGTGCGCTGGCGCTGATTTCCGGCTGGACCGGCATCGACTTCAGCCAGTACCAGCCCGACCAGGTGCTCAAGCACATTCATACCAACGCCATTCAGTCGGCGGTCGAGACGTTCTCCACGGCCGACCCGAACAAGCAATGGACGGTGCAGGAATTGGCCGACTGGGTCGGTATCGGTGGTTTCGGCCCGCTGATCGTCGGCAGTGCACAAACGGTGGCGGATGAGTTGCAGGCCTGGGTCGAGGAAACCGATGTCGACGGTTTCAACCTGGCCTATGCCCTGGCCCATGAAACCTTCCACGACGTGGTCGAATTGCTGGTGCCTGAACTGCAGCAGCGCGGTGCCTACAAGACCGAATACCGCCCAGGTACGCTTCGCGAGAAGTTGTTCGGCGAAGGCCCGCGACTGCCCGCAAGCCACCCCGCTGCCGGCTACCGTGACCTCAGTCGTCTGGCTGAGCAGCCCCGCATCGTCGAGCCGGCCTGA
- a CDS encoding thioesterase family protein, with translation MNFNELLDAVRANPESVCIPPEWAQGRAAFGGLMAAMVFETMRSKLSDNRPVRSLAISFVAPAAPDVPIRFEAEVLREGKAVSTLLGRAVQGGQVVTLIQGNFGAGRPSVVDVPALPATPMKALEESAPELPYIKGITPEFMRHVALRWAVGGLPFSGNTSRQMGGWVRLRDVVQEQVNEAHLLALVDAWPPSLMPFLKQPAAGSTLTWTIEFIQPTPTLSTLDWCRYCVETEHARDGYGHAAAALWTAEGELLALSRQTVTVFM, from the coding sequence GTGAATTTCAATGAGTTGCTCGACGCCGTACGGGCGAACCCTGAATCCGTCTGCATCCCGCCCGAGTGGGCTCAGGGCCGCGCGGCGTTCGGCGGCCTGATGGCGGCCATGGTGTTCGAGACCATGCGTTCGAAACTGTCTGACAACCGCCCGGTGCGTTCGCTGGCCATCAGCTTCGTCGCTCCGGCTGCCCCCGATGTTCCGATTCGTTTCGAGGCTGAGGTGCTGCGCGAGGGTAAGGCGGTCAGCACGCTGTTGGGCCGTGCCGTGCAGGGCGGCCAGGTCGTCACGCTGATACAAGGCAATTTCGGCGCCGGTCGTCCTTCGGTGGTCGACGTGCCAGCACTGCCTGCGACGCCGATGAAGGCGCTCGAAGAGTCTGCACCGGAGCTGCCCTACATCAAGGGCATCACCCCGGAGTTCATGCGCCATGTGGCCCTGCGCTGGGCAGTTGGCGGCCTGCCGTTCAGCGGCAACACATCGCGGCAGATGGGGGGATGGGTGCGCTTGCGTGATGTTGTGCAGGAGCAGGTCAATGAAGCCCATCTGCTGGCCCTGGTCGATGCCTGGCCGCCGAGCTTGATGCCCTTCCTCAAGCAGCCGGCAGCTGGCAGTACCCTGACCTGGACCATCGAGTTCATCCAGCCGACACCGACGCTGTCGACCCTGGACTGGTGCCGCTATTGCGTCGAAACCGAACACGCCCGCGATGGCTACGGACACGCAGCGGCCGCACTGTGGACGGCCGAGGGTGAGTTGCTGGCCCTGAGTCGGCAGACGGTGACGGTGTTCATGTAG
- a CDS encoding DoxX family protein, with product MNNTTLNALFSTRAGAGLSVIRILVGIIFMAHGAQKLFGLFGGYGLEGTGQWMESIGLAPGYLMALLSGSAEFFGGLALVIGLLARPAALALTVTLIVAIFSVHIGNGLFMSNNGYEFALALLAGTVAVLIEGAGRFSLDRLIAR from the coding sequence ATGAACAACACTACCCTCAACGCCCTGTTCTCCACCCGCGCCGGCGCCGGTCTGAGCGTCATCCGCATCCTGGTGGGCATCATCTTCATGGCCCACGGTGCGCAGAAATTGTTCGGCCTGTTCGGCGGCTACGGCCTGGAAGGCACCGGTCAATGGATGGAAAGCATCGGCCTGGCGCCGGGCTACCTGATGGCCCTGCTCTCGGGCAGTGCCGAGTTCTTCGGCGGCCTGGCCCTGGTGATCGGCCTGCTGGCCCGCCCTGCAGCCCTGGCGCTGACCGTGACGCTGATCGTGGCGATCTTCTCGGTGCACATCGGCAACGGCCTGTTCATGTCCAACAACGGCTACGAGTTCGCCCTGGCGCTGCTGGCCGGTACCGTGGCGGTGCTGATCGAAGGTGCGGGCCGCTTCTCCCTGGACCGTCTGATCGCCCGCTGA